A section of the Sphaerobacter thermophilus DSM 20745 genome encodes:
- a CDS encoding flavin-containing monooxygenase produces MERLAPRGTLPVCVIGAGVSGLATAKYLHQAGIPFDCIDERDSVGGIWAYTERPGITCAWRTLNSNSPRGTYAYHDFPMPDHYADFPSGAEVCDYLNAYVDHFGFRDHIELGRRVERVEPRPDGTWDVTLDGGEARRYAAVVAANGHHHEPRYPDYAGDFTGEALHSQDYRHRERFLGKRVMVVGLGNSGSQIAVDVSHAAEHTLLSVRRGAWILPHLIRGKPYNRWLSPPPWWVYRFTPTRLLNTMVSLYVRLLLGPPDRYGLPKPDHRFGETIPTICEGIHDRIANGRLMVKPAVARIEDQRVTFADGTEEVVDAIIYCTGYHTTFPFLDRRIFAADENWIRLYKRAFLPDYPTLCFVGAFQAIGPSFVPVFEAQARLVVAYLSGEYALPSQEEMERDIARDLAMIERTFVRSPRNNYQVDTTVIIHDLEVELKRGRRRAARRRGGARPVPVVADEPEPADPLPAARSR; encoded by the coding sequence ATGGAGCGCCTTGCTCCCCGCGGCACGCTGCCGGTCTGCGTCATCGGGGCCGGTGTGAGCGGCCTGGCCACGGCCAAGTACCTCCATCAGGCAGGGATCCCGTTCGACTGCATCGACGAGCGGGACAGTGTCGGCGGCATCTGGGCCTACACCGAGCGGCCGGGCATCACCTGTGCCTGGCGCACGCTCAACTCCAACAGCCCGCGCGGCACCTACGCCTACCATGACTTCCCGATGCCGGACCACTACGCCGACTTTCCGAGCGGCGCCGAGGTCTGTGACTACTTGAACGCCTATGTCGACCACTTCGGCTTCCGCGACCACATCGAACTCGGGCGCCGGGTGGAGCGGGTCGAGCCGCGCCCGGACGGCACCTGGGACGTCACCCTCGACGGCGGGGAGGCGCGCCGATACGCCGCCGTCGTCGCCGCCAACGGCCACCACCACGAGCCGCGCTACCCCGACTACGCCGGGGACTTCACCGGGGAGGCGCTGCACTCGCAGGACTACCGGCACCGCGAGCGCTTCCTCGGCAAGCGGGTGATGGTCGTGGGGCTCGGCAACAGCGGGAGCCAGATCGCGGTCGATGTCAGCCACGCCGCCGAGCACACGCTCCTCTCGGTGCGGCGCGGCGCCTGGATCCTGCCGCACCTCATCCGGGGGAAGCCCTACAACAGGTGGCTGAGCCCGCCCCCGTGGTGGGTGTACCGGTTCACCCCCACCCGGCTGCTCAATACCATGGTCTCGCTCTACGTCCGGCTGCTGCTCGGGCCTCCGGACCGGTACGGCCTGCCCAAGCCCGACCACCGCTTCGGCGAGACGATTCCGACGATCTGCGAGGGGATCCACGACCGGATCGCCAATGGGCGCCTGATGGTCAAGCCCGCCGTGGCCCGGATCGAGGACCAGCGGGTGACGTTCGCCGATGGGACCGAAGAGGTCGTCGACGCCATCATCTACTGCACCGGCTACCACACGACCTTCCCGTTCCTCGACCGCCGGATCTTTGCGGCCGATGAGAACTGGATCCGGCTCTACAAGCGCGCCTTCCTGCCGGACTACCCCACGCTCTGCTTCGTCGGTGCGTTCCAGGCGATCGGACCATCGTTCGTGCCGGTGTTCGAGGCGCAGGCCCGCCTGGTCGTCGCCTACCTCAGCGGCGAGTACGCCCTCCCCTCCCAAGAGGAGATGGAGCGCGACATCGCGCGCGACCTGGCGATGATCGAACGCACCTTCGTGCGCTCTCCGCGCAACAACTACCAGGTGGACACGACGGTCATCATCCACGACTTGGAGGTGGAACTGAAGCGCGGCCGCCGGCGCGCGGCGCGGCGCCGGGGTGGTGCTCGGCCCGTCCCCGTGGTTGCGGACGAGCCGGAGCCGGCCGACCCGCTCCCGGCAGCGCGGTCACGATGA